In bacterium, the genomic stretch TTCACACGGATTCGGGCCGCGCTGAGCTGAGCGGTGCCCGAGGGCATGCGCAACCGCCGCCGTGTTCCCACGAATACGCTCCCGATGGACATCCCGCGAGGGGCGACGTGTCAGGCGGATGTGAGTTCGAGGGTCGCGATCTCACGGGACGCCGCGATGCGGATCGCCGGCCCGGCCACACCTGCGCCGCGGTTCACGTAGAGGCTGGTCTCTCCGACCCGGAACAGGCCTCGCGGATAGCGAGAAATCAGCCGGGCCAGGTTCACGCGGACGGCCATGCCGGGCAATGCGATCTGGCCGCCGTGGGTATGGCCCGCGAGTACCGCCGCGAAGCCCAGTCGTGCTGCCTGGGTCACGGCATCGGGACGATGACTCAGGAGGATCGTGGGTCCATCGTCGGGCAAATGCGTCCCAAGCTCTTCCAGTTCATCGAGGATCAGCTCCGGATCGGTCCACAAGCGCCCGGGGTCATCGATGCCCGCAAGATAGAGGGGCGCATCCGTTGACAAACGCACGATCTCCTCGCGAAGCAATCGAACGTTGGGTGCATGAGCCGCAAGACCCTCGGCGACCGCCGTCGCACCGGTGTACATATCGTGATTGCCCAGCACGGCGAACACGCCGAAACGCGCTCGCAAGCGGGAGAGCCCCTGCGCTCCGGCCTCGACGAACGCCGGATCGAAATCGAAGAGGTCGCCCGTCAGTACCAACAGATCCGGCTGCATGGCGTTGACATCGTCCACGAGCCGATCCAGACGTTCGCTTTCCATCTTGTTGCCAATATGAAGATCCGAGATCTGGACGACACGAAGACCTTCCAACGATGGGTCGAGGCCCGGAAGCGGCAGCCGGGTGTTGGTCCGGTCATAGCGTGCCTGGCCGAGGGTGGCGCCCCAGAGGATCACGCCTGCAGCCGCCAGCAGTGCCGTGTTGCCTCCGAGCTGAAGCCACTCCCATTGGGTCTTCGGCGCAATGCCGACGGCGCCGAGCACCAACCGGGTCGGCAGCGCAAACGCCCACAACGCGACCACCGCCATGCCGAGCAGGAGCGTCGCCACCCCGGCCGTCATATAGCTCCGTGCAACCACACCGATCGTTCCTTCGCGGCGCCGGGCGCGGCGCAGGGGTGCGTATGAAGCCACGTTCAGGCCGACCAGAAGCGCAAGGATTCCGAAGGCGATCGGCCACGGGGGGACCGGGTGGCCTAGCACCACGACCCACAGCCAATGGAGGATGAGGGCCTGCATCGCCCCGAGCAGGAACGCCAGGGTACGAAAGACCTCCGCCATGAAGAACGTGCGCAAGAAACTCATCGATCTTCCGAAGGACCCACCCCGTTCACAACCTACATCTGACACGCCAGAATCTGGTGCTGATCCTGACAGACTTGCAGACCTCCACGCGCTTCGGCCACTCTACCCGGATGAGTGATGCCGTGGCCCACTACAAGGAAGCCTTCGACCACTACCTGAACGAGCGCCTCGAGCCGGCGATCGAGGCCTACCGCCGCTGTGTAGAGGCCGACCCCGGCCACGCACGGGCCTGGAACGGGCTCGCCATGAGCCTCGAAAAGCTGGGGCAGCTCGATGCCGCCATCGAAGCAGGCAAGAAGCTCGTCGAGCTCGAGCCCGACGAGCCTCTCAGCCACACCAGCCTTTCCATCTTCTATCAGCAGAAGGGCATGATCCCCGAGGCGGAAGAGGAGAAGGCCATCGCGATGCGTCTTCAGATGGCGGCGCTGAAAAAGAAGTAGGGAGATCGTCGTTGGGCACCAAATCCCTGGGCCAGAGCGCCGAGATCTACGACTACGTCGTCGCCCACGGAAGCGAGCCTCCGGATGGTGTGCTCCGGGCGCTCCAGGAAGAAACGGCGGAGATCGGATTGCTCGCGGCGATGCAGATCGACGCCGAGCAGGGCGCCCTGCTCACATGGCTTACGCGGGCATTCGGCGTGCGTCGGGCGATCGAGGTCGGAACCTTCACCGGCTACTCGTCCCTATGCATCGCCCGCGGCCTGCCCGAGGATGGTGCGCTCCTATGCCTCGATGTGAGCGAGGAATGGACGAGTATCGCCCGTCGCTACTGGGAGAGAGCGGGGCTCAGCAAGCGGATCGAGCTTCGCCTCGCCCCGGCGAACGAAACCCTGGAAGCCCTGCCCATGGAAGAGAGCTTCGATCTCGCCTTCATCGACGCGGACAAGACGAGCTACGCCAGCTACCTGGAGCATCTCCTTCCGCGGATGCGGACGGGAGGCGTGATCCTGGTCGACAACGTCCTCTGGAGCGGGGCCGTCATCGATCCA encodes the following:
- a CDS encoding metallophosphoesterase — encoded protein: MSFLRTFFMAEVFRTLAFLLGAMQALILHWLWVVVLGHPVPPWPIAFGILALLVGLNVASYAPLRRARRREGTIGVVARSYMTAGVATLLLGMAVVALWAFALPTRLVLGAVGIAPKTQWEWLQLGGNTALLAAAGVILWGATLGQARYDRTNTRLPLPGLDPSLEGLRVVQISDLHIGNKMESERLDRLVDDVNAMQPDLLVLTGDLFDFDPAFVEAGAQGLSRLRARFGVFAVLGNHDMYTGATAVAEGLAAHAPNVRLLREEIVRLSTDAPLYLAGIDDPGRLWTDPELILDELEELGTHLPDDGPTILLSHRPDAVTQAARLGFAAVLAGHTHGGQIALPGMAVRVNLARLISRYPRGLFRVGETSLYVNRGAGVAGPAIRIAASREIATLELTSA
- a CDS encoding tetratricopeptide repeat protein, with protein sequence MSDAVAHYKEAFDHYLNERLEPAIEAYRRCVEADPGHARAWNGLAMSLEKLGQLDAAIEAGKKLVELEPDEPLSHTSLSIFYQQKGMIPEAEEEKAIAMRLQMAALKKK
- a CDS encoding O-methyltransferase encodes the protein MGTKSLGQSAEIYDYVVAHGSEPPDGVLRALQEETAEIGLLAAMQIDAEQGALLTWLTRAFGVRRAIEVGTFTGYSSLCIARGLPEDGALLCLDVSEEWTSIARRYWERAGLSKRIELRLAPANETLEALPMEESFDLAFIDADKTSYASYLEHLLPRMRTGGVILVDNVLWSGAVIDPARVDPDTEAIRSFNDQVAADPRLDATMLGRFDGLTLIRKREPAKR